The genomic window taaatcacACACAACAAAGAGCTTAATTTGTACATTCAAACATCCCACCTCACTCAATTAACAGCCCTGAAATTATGGATTCCACTAATCATATCCTTATTGACCCTAAGGCCAATCCCATCTTATAATTCCTTCATGAAGATGTTAAACTGCTAAATAGAATGCCAAGTACCTTtagagaaaattaaaatatcacCTGCCAAAGTAATACCAAGCCTACCAGTGCAGGGCATTATAGGAATGCTAATCTTTTTTATCTTCCACTATGATTTTGAAACTTCTACTAATGACCTCCATGACAATATTAAATACATAAGATAAAATGAGGTCACCCTCACTTAAGGCGTTTGGCTCCTTAACACCATCATTCCTCTTCTCCATCAATGAGGACTGAGCATTGTAGTGTGTAGTGTTGCATTTCATGACTTGTAGGTTAAAGCCAAGAGCCAGTAGACTACTGCGAATAGTAAGGCAGGAAACTTTGTCATAAAAAATCCATCTTCAAACAAGTAACTGTCTAGCGCCTTTTGCTAAGCCAGTCAATGAGGTCTTGAGGATAAATGAATTGACCATAGACTAGTCTGTTTGTAAGGAAGGCTCCATGACTAGCATCAAGTATCCTAGAGAGGATAGATTGCATGTGAAGGACCATGATATTTGTGATGAGTTCATATATGCTCTTACATAGTGGAATGCATCGGAAATTGCCTACACATATGGCTTCTTTGAATTTTGGGAGGAGCACAATGTTGGTTCTATTGTGCAACTTATAAAAATCTATTATTGTACTAGAGAGGTCTTTCCAGCTGCGTTACTTAAGGATACTTATATGACTGGAAGGGTGGAGGGCACTAATGTCATCTTTTTGCTTATTACTAATGCGTATATAATGACAAAGATACTCTCAAGTCTCAATttacataacaaaaaaaaaaagaaaacttcttGTAAAGATAAAGATCCAGTATTATGACATCAGGATCCACCGGATATCATGCTAAAGCTTAAAGTGGGATGGTGTGGCAAATTTGCCATTAGTTGGTACTTACCCGACGACTAGGTTGCTATTTCTAACCTTACGAGTAGGGGCCCTGACgattaagttttttgttttttttttacacaaagtactaaaaaagaatatataaattttttaattaccaaGGTGTCCCTTCTGTTCCCTTCAGTTTTTACGGCGTAAATGGGTTGAGCGCACGCAACTCACTTCCGAGAGGGTCAGCCTGCCTCAGCCGCTCGGGTGGTGGAGCAATATCGGTACATAGCGGAGGCCTTTTTTTGGTACAGATGGCAGCCACGGGGACTCGGTGCATCATAATCGTCAGTTGCAAGTGGTTGGTTGGAGGTGGGAGGAGAGGGCTGCGCTGCTGGTGGCAATGTCGAACGCGCTTGCCAATGGGGTTGCCGGAGCTGGAGGGGGAATCATCGCCCAAATCGTCACCTACCCGCTCCAGACGGTTAGCTCTTAGACCCTCGCCTCGTTTTCCGACGAAGAAAAGGCacagaaaatatgtaaaagtgTCCATTTTGAGCTCAATCCCTCGACTCCACGCAGTTAAACACACGGCAGCAGACTGAAAGGGTTGCCAGAGATCGCGCTTCCTCTTCTGGAACGCAGCCCAAACGCTCCTCCAAGGGAACCCTGGCGGAGATCATCCAGGTTCGATTTTCATCCCAAACTCCCTTGGGGAAAGCTATATTTTAGATTTCCCCTGCCCCTCTTAGCATAGAGCAGCGATTCCTAGTTCCCAAAACGCAAGTCAAGTTGCAATCCCATTCTTCTTTCTATTCCACTAACTTGCAGGTCATCAAAACTGAAGGTTGGGGAGGTTTATACAGTGGGCTGAAGCCCTCTTTGTTGGGAACCGCTGCATCCCAGGTGTGTCCTTTCGTATTCACTTTATAATGAATAAACTCCTAGACCATTGTCTTTTGCAAAAACGGTGATGTGTCATAAGTGGGCGACCTAATAGACTCCGACGACCTAGGGTAGGATTGGTCCATCTAGGTACTTGGTTTGACGGATTTTAGTGCGCGCCATATGCTGCCTCAGTTTTACTACGAATGAGGGAATAAACGATAACGAAGACGATTATATACAAACATTATCGTTCAAGAAGGCTAACGCTTCTGATTTCTTAAACACAATATTAGTTTGAAGTGATTCCTAGGTATGTAATGTTGAGAAATATCTTCCTCAACTAGTTCTAATACCATTCCAATCGGTTCATATGAAGATTAACTAGCGATTAGTTTGGGTGCTTCAACTTGCCTTCTAACATGCTCTGTTTCGCTCCCAATAATGCATGAAGTGGTCATGAGGTACAACAACAACATGTAAACACCACAAgctacaaatttttgaaaagcgAGAAGAATCAACCACTTCGGTGAATAATTTGGTCGAAGAGGCCGTACATTTTGCGACAGTTGTTAGAGACAAAATAAAACTATTtaacaattaattaattatatagcATATTGTAAATTAgcattttgccattttttacttgcaaaatttgtatatatatatatatatatatatcgaggcGTGCACAAGTGACTATTTTTTTATGGATTACGGTGTTCGACACTCGTACCCGTGTCCATGTCCATGCGACATGGGCCTTAGGCATGCCTAATCGCATTCATTCAATGAAGTCAATGGTAGATCTAGTAAGACACTGGACCTAGTCAAACCTGTTATTAAGTCATAATGAGGTAGTTGTGCAAATAAAGTGAAGAGGTTAAGgtcaatataatattttaaataggGTATTAAAAGTGAAGGAAGGGAAACCAAAGTGCTACTttgttagagagagaaacaaatcAGATGGGAGCTTTAATGCCTCTAAATCTTGGtcatagaaaacatttttttttttaaaacatttttaaaatgtgaaaataagtCAGctaaaaaaactgcaaaaaaacactttttatgaaaaaacgtcaaaaatgaaaaacatgaaaaatgtgtttttttcgtgttttttattttttttgtgctttcacgtatttttcatattttccctatttttgtgttttcatgttctttatgtttttattaccaattttaatttttgcattttacttttaagtttttttttaattattttaaatttgctgagattttcctgaaattttctcaagaaaataactttaccatattttatttgagaaaaacctcaccatttaaaacccggaatgatatttgtgaccaTGTCCTAAACAAGGCTTATTTAATGCTGTATTCTTGCTTAGTGTTAAACCTTTGCTTAATTTAACATTTTAGAAGCTGTTTTCAGTCTTCATCAATTATTTGTAAGAAAATCAGTACCGCATTCATAAAAGTTCTctattattttttgtcattttgtgttttttttctaattttttgtgttttggaAAATTTCCCAAGATGTTTCCAAGAAAGACAGGCATTTGATAAATGCTTGATAAAGCCTTgccgagaacgatatttgtggcaatgaTGGTGATCCATGTTCAGGCTTCAAATGTATTTCTGTCCAAAAAATATCTAGGAAAAACGAGACATGCTGGTTTATTTTCCGTGGCTAAGTTTTATATATAACAGACAGATCTGTTCATGTTGAAAATGCTTACTACTCCTGATGTTCTTTTTGCAGGGAATCTATTATTACTTCTACCAAGTATTAAAAAACAAGGCTGAAGCCATTGCAGTTGCTCAGAAAAAGGAAGGCCTTGGAGATGGTACTGTTGGCATGTTTTCTTGGTTGGTGGTTGCAGCCATGGCTGGGTGGGTGAAATATGCCAAGCATGATTTAGTGATCTGTGCATGTTATTTTGATTAGATTGAAACTGTTTATCCTTAGTAATGTGTTTCCATGTCATTTAgctttcttctattttcatttcaaattcaacaatatTACAAATCTGAATATCATAGACCAAACGACTAAGAATAAAATGAatctttcaaatataaatttcattTGCATAAAATCTTTGGTCTGGAAATTTCATGTCTGATCTATGGTATCCTCCATTGTGTTGGTTCATGCAGTTGCGCTAATGTGTTGGTTACAAATCCAATATGGGTTATTGTTACTCGCATGCAGGTAAGTTCAGACTGTCCAACTAATTGGCTTGATGTTCATGTGCTACATTATCCTGCTTAGCTCTTTAGATATGTTTGGTGAATTTTCTAGTGGCAGCACTTGGCTTatataaaacttaaaatttctgatttttaccATCAATTATCACAAAATAGAGTttctcaatataatttttttcctttaaatgttAGTGCATTTCTTCATATCAAGCATTGCAAACAAATTACGCAGTGAACATGCTCAATTATGATGTTTAGCTATTTGTTTTTAGTATGATTTTATGTTTCCGACATTTATGTTGTGCTTAAGTTGAAATTGGCAATGATATTACATAGGACTGCAACCTGAACAACAAAGATTGCAATGcaaaaaaagcgaaaaaaaaagCATGTGATTGCTTTTGACACCCAAACGAAGGAAATAACTTCATGTTACCTCAAGATAGCTCTGCAGTTAGATCCAAGGGTATGATCCATTTCATCTGTTGCTTGTTGTATGGTTATGATCTGTAGAAAGCGTGTTAATGTTAAGATGTGATAGACCGTGTTTTGGATCTGGACCATGATCAAAGGACATCCTATATATTGCATGCGTCTCAGTTAGTGCATGTccaaattgttttctttattcgaTGTTGTAAATTGGTGTATAAAGGGCAGTGTTCCCAACTTGTAATCATGCTTATAATTATAATGAGTTAGAGTTGGGAGCTGGATTAATTGCTGCCACACCTCCCTTGGGTGCAttctcttctctcctttcctATGTTTTTTGCAGAATATGATTGTGGCAattaaatcagattttgatatGGCAAAATCTTTCAGTTAACAGTAACTGTTAGCTATGGAACTAATGGTCCTGGGAGAGATTGAATATGCAAATAGGATGAGGGAGTTAAAAAACGGAACTTGGTTAACTGTTTTGATTGTTGGTGACTTTCACGAAACCATACCATTTTGTGGCATAACTAGCCAAATTGTAcaacttttatatgttttttcacAACAACATTGGACTGTTCTTGGACATAGGATGATTTTTATAAGACTTAACATGATAAAAGTAAATTGTATACGAAAAGTCAAAAACATGTAGCTGGCAGACCCTTATGTACCAGACTTTGAGGGAAACCATTTAAGCCATCTATTATAAGGAGATCAGATAGTGGAGATTAAGTTATAAATATATAAGCCAAACTGTATGCAAGAGTCGGAAATGCCCTTAAAAGAGACGAGGGATTTCttttaaggaaactcatttggttcgtctttctctctctctcctcctatGAAGGCTATTTAGTTATTTTGGACTCTTCAAAAGATAGCTTCACTTctatattttcaacttaatttcCATTGTCTTACCTCCTTAAAATCGATGGCCTAGATGACTACCATCAAGTGTCGTATatgaggtatatatatatatatatatatatatatatatatatatgtatatatagccGTGtccaaatttccaattttttaacACTCATTGTATCTGAAACTCATGTCCATGTCCGACACTAACGCCTGTGTCTCTGTCCACACAACATAGGTCATTGTTCATGCATTGATATCAGTTAGGTAATATTTTATTCTCCTGTAATAATCCCTTAGTTGTTCTTCATGTATTGATATCAATTAGGTAATATTCCAGCCTCCcgtaaaaatttttaaatgaacaataatagaAATCATTAAAATATGCATTGCCACGTTGAGGTTCAGTTTCAAGAAATATCTAGGTAGTATTGTGATATTTTGTTTAATTAGATTTTCGTTCATCTGTTGACTTAGTTTATCTTTGAACTATATTTCACCAATTCTCATGGACTTTTCTTGGTAGATAGATAATAGTAGTCATCAGCTGTTGGTAAAGGAGACATATGATGGATATTGCTTTTATTCTTGCAGACCCACACTCAAGCACAAAGGCATATTTTGGAGAGAGCAAGGAAAGTCATGGCTTCTGAAAATAATTCATCTGATCTAAGTTCTATTTACAATAAGTCATCTGGCCTTCTACAACCGCCAGTTCATCCATACGGAACATGGCATGCAGTCTGTACTACTTGCATTCTtctttatgttaaaaatatttattaaatatgattaTTCTTCCTTGATAAGTTAAATTGCTGACTTATTTTAGCTTTAAATTGAGATGTATCAAAATTCTCATGCTCATCTCTAGTTTTGTTTGTTGTGGACGTGGCTTTCTGAAGTatctcttttctcatttttcggTCTAAATGAATGCATTCCtaacaatgttgtaaaaaatgtATCATAAGCTGTATTGGTCTAACCAAAGGTACGTTGTACCATAAAAGATCATAATGTATCATAACTATatcataaattattttttttaattaaaaaaaatcagaaaataaagaaaaataaaaaataaaaaagtaaaaaataaaaaaatatgttcttcataaaaaaaatgttatacataatgatagacttattatagCTATGAAGTTACTATTTGTCATTCCTGAACATTCATAATCATAATTCATAATCAACTGCAATAAGATTATACTTCTAGCACATTAAGAAATACCACATGACATGATATACAtcataaccatagattcataaggtccataagtctgcCAGAaaacacatcaaaaaacaaattttagttGTTACGATTTACATCATAAAATGATaatgaaatgatgaaaattttcaatgtcaatacaaatagcaaatgaaagcactctcgactctcattcataatcttcattcTCATCTTCATATGCATCTTCATTGTCATCTCCGTCTTCATGAAGTTGAACATCCTCACTGACATATCCTGCAGGCTCTCCATCAGCAATTTTTGTTCCTTCAGTTTCAATGTTGAAGCACtaaagatgatcatcatcaacTATTGTGGTTGGTTCTTCCTCAACCCATGGTTCCAACATGTCAAAGGaatccaagctgataggatcaaaCTGAGATATGTGCTttcttgttgatgttttttttgtaattgcttATGTTAAATGAGAAAAGTctgttaatatataattatatatattataaagcaaatctatattaaaatatttaattactTCTGAAACAACTCTATATTAAGCCGTATACCCTTTGTTGTAatctcatattatatcgaacaaaaacaaggtcattcaattGTTCGAGCTTGTTCCTCTTCTTGTTATAGATATATTGGAAAATGCTCCAATTCCTTTCGCATCCATTAGCACTACATGCCCGGCTGAGGACTTTAATTGCAAAAGGTTTAAAGTTTGGACAATAGTTCGCAATTCTATTTCACCACAAATTTACAAAAACTAAAAGGAATCCCatgtaaaacaacaaaaagataaCAAATGTAaatacaatttaaaatttatgtgtaATTACCTGGAATGGTTGTGCTTATTCCCATGTCAATTATCAAACTTAACAATATAACAAAAATACAATCATATAGAATATGAATGTTATATTATTATGTTCTGTATAATATTGTTAAGTCTGATAATTGTATATGTTTAAAATAATTGTATAAGCAACATGGGAATAAAGACAACCATTCGAGCCAGGGCAACCATGCATGCAGGTAATtacacaaaaattttaaatttactttacatttttttatctaTGTAATGTTTTACatatgattcattttttttttgtttagatttatGGTTGAATaggtttgattgtccaaaccttaAACCTTTTGCCATTAAtgtcctcagccagacatgtTGTACTAATGAATGCGAAAGGAATTAGAGcatgttccaacatatccatgaCAAGAAGATGAACATgatcgaacataaaaggttgaaggACCTTGTTTATGTTCGATATAGTATGAGGTAGAAACAAAGGTAATAGAACTTAATATATAGTTGTTTCATAAGTAATTAAATATTGTAGTATAAATTTggtttataatatatataattatatattaacaatttttctcatatttaaCATAgtcaattacaaaaaacatcaacaagaaAAGACACATCTCAATTTGATCCTATAAGCTTGGACAACTTTGATGTGTTGGAACCACAGGTTGAGAAAAAACCAACCCCAAcatttgatgatgatcatctttaGTGCTTCAACATTGAAGTTGAAGGAATAGAAATTGTTGATAAAGGAGAGCCTGCAGGATATGTCAGTAAGGTTGTTGAACTTCATGGTGATGACAATGAATATGAAGATGAgaatgaagattatgaatgagagttgATAGtgctttcatttgttatttgtatttgacattgaaaattttcatcatttcatgatcatcttatgatgtAATGCATAACAATTAAAACTTGTTGTTTGATGTGTTATTGATAGCCTCTAGGGCTATCAAGGGGCTGGCGGCAAGGAGTAGGGAAgagaaccagagagagagagagattaggagAGAGAATAAAACCTCATCATAAACTTgcattagggcaaatcacgcccAAAATACTTACAGCATAAAGCAAAGTGGGTCTCTGTTAAATACCCGATCCAAATTGACTAATAACGATAACGTAAAATAAAACTTGTCTATCATTATTAAACTAAGACAAAACCTAACATTTCTCCCCCCTTCGAacaacaccttgtcctcaaggtgtgaatgATGGAAAACGAGAGATGATGTCCTCGCTATCTTCCTACATTGCTGGTGCATCTTCATTTGAGAGCCATTCAATAAGCCATTGGTGACGCCACTTGTCGTCTATCTTTAACTTCCTCATACTGATGCACCGAAAAGGTGTAAGGTTAGCTGTTGCTTCTACGATTGGAGCAGAATCGTCCTCTTCGCCCGTGGGAACGCTGGTGCAGAGCTTCAGTTTCGAGACGTGGAATACTGGATGTATAGAGCTGCCTGCTGGAAGAAGGAGCTCATAAGCAAGTTTACCTATCCGTTAGCTGATTTTATTGGGTCCCACGTAACGAGAGAGTAGCTTTTTTTGTCCGGGTCCTTGTAAGCTCGTGGTACGTTGAGGGGGCCTCTTCAAGAAAACCCAATCACCCTCTTGAAACGTCACTGCTCTATGGCAGCAGTTGTATTGTATGACCATCCGATTCTGGGCTGCAGCTAAATGCGCTTTTGGGTCCTTCAAGATGACATCCCTGCAATGCAGCTGGGTATCCACCATGTCGTCTCGTGCGGTGCCCGGTAAATAACGATCAATCGCCGGTGGGGGTTTGCCATAGATGGCTTCAAAGGGGGTTGTATTTGTTAAAGTGCACCAACCGGTGTTGTAAGCTAGTTCTGCCCATGATAAGTAAGCTGCCCAGCGAAGCATCAGAGGTAGGTTTCTACGCAACGATTTACTACCTCTGTTTGCCCATCCGTCTGCGGGTGATAGGCGGTACTCATCTTTAGTTTTGTGCCCTATAAATGAAAATACTCTCACCAGAATTGACTAAGGAACATTGAATCGTGGTCACTAATAATGGATTGGGGCATGCCATGGAGCTTCCCAACGTGTTCTTGGAAGGCCTGTGCTATagttgttgaaattagaaagtttgtttttaaatgtggtAGTTATTTGA from Nymphaea colorata isolate Beijing-Zhang1983 chromosome 6, ASM883128v2, whole genome shotgun sequence includes these protein-coding regions:
- the LOC116255768 gene encoding peroxisomal nicotinamide adenine dinucleotide carrier-like isoform X2 → MSNALANGVAGAGGGIIAQIVTYPLQTLNTRQQTERVARDRASSSGTQPKRSSKGTLAEIIQVIKTEGWGGLYSGLKPSLLGTAASQGIYYYFYQVLKNKAEAIAVAQKKEGLGDGTVGMFSWLVVAAMAGCANVLVTNPIWVIVTRMQTHTQAQRHILERARKVMASENNSSDLSSIYNKSSGLLQPPVHPYGTWHAVHEIYSEAGVPGFWKGIIPTLVMVCNPSIQFMIYETSLKYLKAKRQVSSKHQFKNVTALEVFLLGAIAKLGATVSTYPLLVVKSRLQANQEIGGHTFLKYGGTLDAIIKMIRYEGLHAFYKGMTTKIVQSVFAASVLFMMKEELVKAIQLLSNKTGKLIGHVAI
- the LOC116255768 gene encoding peroxisomal nicotinamide adenine dinucleotide carrier-like isoform X1 translates to MSNALANGVAGAGGGIIAQIVTYPLQTLNTRQQTERVARDRASSSGTQPKRSSKGTLAEIIQVIKTEGWGGLYSGLKPSLLGTAASQGIYYYFYQVLKNKAEAIAVAQKKEGLGDGTVGMFSWLVVAAMAGCANVLVTNPIWVIVTRMQTHTQAQRHILERARKVMASENNSSDLSSIYNKSSGLLQPPVHPYGTWHAVHEIYSEAGVPGFWKGIIPTLVMVCNPSIQFMIYETSLKYLKAKRQVSSKHQFKNVTALEVFLLGAIAKLGATVSTYPLLVVKVVYEIHVLNLLSRLQANQEIGGHTFLKYGGTLDAIIKMIRYEGLHAFYKGMTTKIVQSVFAASVLFMMKEELVKAIQLLSNKTGKLIGHVAI
- the LOC116255768 gene encoding peroxisomal nicotinamide adenine dinucleotide carrier-like isoform X3, yielding MSNALANGVAGAGGGIIAQIVTYPLQTLNTRQQTERVARDRASSSGTQPKRSSKGTLAEIIQVIKTEGWGGLYSGLKPSLLGTAASQGIYYYFYQVLKNKAEAIAVAQKKEGLGDGTVGMFSWLVVAAMAGCANVLVTNPIWVIVTRMQTHTQAQRHILERARKVMASENNSSDLSSIYNKSSGLLQPPVHPYGTWHAVHEIYSEAGVPGFWKGIIPTLVMVCNPSIQFMIYETSLKYLKAKRQVSSKHQFKNVTALEVFLLGAIAKLGATVSTYPLLVVKVVYEIHVLNLLVLNIHTFKTPSKPRDWWSYFS